A single region of the Schizosaccharomyces osmophilus chromosome 3, complete sequence genome encodes:
- the not2 gene encoding CCR4-Not complex NOT box subunit 2, which yields MSLSSRLSSLQLNVNDDMKPAYGSLNANPNEKPNTSGILGPSISQSSGTIADFGANGLFSSSIRNPNDSHALHRNSSPVDVNSHKNKLLGVITGKSGSNSPSFTDATETKDLNPSENMESSSPVDESEKAYSLESLLPIIRMEDTDLCMLQLGCDLSALGFDLAPVEEDRLISTNMSSPWAELNTKKPISEPPFKLPECYKSVAPPPQLSKVIQFSDETLFYIFYTKPQDILQEAAAQELTNRNWRFHKEFRVWLTPVPGTKPLQRTPQFERGYYMIFDPVHWKKIRKDFMLMYAALEDRSQSAIPT from the exons ATGAGTCTTTCCAGTAGACTTTCGAGTCTTCAATTGAATGTAAATGATGATATGAAGCCGGCTTATGGCTCATTGAACGCAaatccaaatgaaaaaccaa ATACTTCCGGAATTTTAGGTCCATCCATTTCACAGTCGTCCGGTACAATTGCCGACTTTGGTGCaaatggtttgttttcttcctctATCCGCAATCCCAATGATTCCCATGCCCTGCACCGAAATAGCAGCCCCGTTGATGTAAATAGtcataaaaacaagctttTGGGAGTCATTACTGGAAAATCCGGTTCCAATTCACCTTCTTTCACTGATGCCactgaaacaaaagatttgaACCCCTCTGAAAATATGGAATCCTCCAGTCCTGTGGATGAGTCTGAAAAAGCGTATTCTCTTGAATCTCTTCTGCCTATTATTCGTATGGAAGATACCGATTTGTGCATGTTACAACTGGGTTGTGATTTGTCTGCTTTAGGTTTTGATTTGGCACCCGTAGA GGAGGATCGGTTAATATCTACAAATATGTCGTCTCCTTGGGCTGAGCTGAATACCAAGAAGCCAATTTCCGAACCTCCATTCAAGCTTCCTGAATGCTATAAGAGTGTTGCTCCTCCTCCTCAACTCTCAAAAGTCATTCAATTTTCTGACGAAACCCTGTTTTATATCTTTTATACAAAACCTCAAGACATTTTACAAGAGGCCGCTGCTCAAGAACT TACTAATCGCAACTGGCGTTTCCACAAAGAATTTAGAGTTTGGTTAACACCAGTACCTGGTACGAAACCACTTCAACGCACGCCCCAATTTGAACGTGGCTACTATATGATTTTTGATCCTGTTcattggaagaaaatcagGAAAGACTTTATGCTTATGTATGCTGCTCTCGAAGATCGTTCTCAAAGTGCTATTCCAACATGA
- the mdj1 gene encoding mitochondrial DNAJ domain protein Mdj1 encodes MIPFGLRSNISTLHSVASRHTCHRLSKARKNISQPIRRAFVSHALNAKAGYILRNAATVRPQRFQRFFHASNVAHDMTDPYKTLGVSKTASPKEIKSAYYKLAKQYHPDANPDKSAQEKFVDIKQAYELLQDPEKKKAFDTYGSGAFKNGEFTGNDFGGFQNGFESSFGSGFPGFNFEDLFSSFTGRTGRGRRASPFEVYVGEDAEVSLNIDFMDAVKGVKKDVVYSVSSTCSSCHGSGLQTGAHRSTCFACKGSGHRLHFIPPSMHMQSTCDVCGGSGTTIPASSACRSCSGSGTVRERKTISLDIPAGIDDNTVLRVVGAGNEAATAKAAPDAKSRPGDLYATVRVRKHKFFNRQGNNVLYTAKVPMTTAALGGTIRIPTLTGEVDLRVPPGTVSGDRITMTGKGIRNVSAIARYGNFYIDFEVNTPKALSPHERSLLEQLADSLNDTSARRSTPRSPTENQSPASSDSPSKDKPSESLSDDSKSEGSVGGFLKRAFRRLHNEDGSENTSKNSK; translated from the coding sequence ATGATCCCTTTCGGTTTACGGTCGAATATTTCTACTTTGCATTCTGTTGCTTCCCGGCATACCTGCCATCGCTTATCCAAAGCCCGCAAAAATATTTCCCAGCCAATTCGACgtgcttttgtttctcaTGCTCTCAATGCCAAGGCTGGCTATATCTTACGGAATGCAGCTACAGTGAGACCTCAACGTTTTCAGCGCTTCTTCCATGCTTCCAATGTCGCTCATGATATGACGGATCCTTACAAGACATTGGGTGTGTCAAAGACCGCTTctccaaaagaaatcaagtCTGCTTACTACAAATTAGCAAAACAATATCATCCAGATGCAAATCCCGATAAAAGTGCTCAGGAAAAGTTTGTAGACATTAAGCAAGCTTATGAGCTTCTACAAGATccagagaagaaaaaggctTTCGATACATATGGCTCTGGTGCCTTTAAAAATGGCGAATTTACGGGTAATGATTTTGGAGGCTTTCAAAATGGTTTTGAATCATCATTTGGATCTGGCTTCCCTGGtttcaattttgaagaCTTATTTTCGTCGTTTACTGGAAGAACAGGACGGGGCAGGCGTGCCAGCCCTTTTGAGGTATACGTTGGTGAAGATGCGGAAGTCAGTCTTAACATCGATTTTATGGACGCCGTAAAAGGCGTCAAGAAGGATGTCGTCTACTCAGTTTCATCAACGTGTTCTAGCTGTCATGGATCCGGTCTTCAAACTGGCGCTCATCGCAGTACCTGCTTTGCATGTAAAGGAAGTGGTCACCGTCTTCATTTCATCCCCCCTTCCATGCATATGCAATCTACTTGTGATGTTTGCGGTGGAAGTGGAACCACTATCCCTGCTTCATCTGCTTGTCGTTCATGCAGCGGCTCTGGCACTGTCCGTGAACGGAAGACTATCTCGTTAGATATTCCTGCTGGTATCGATGACAACACCGTATTACGAGTCGTTGGTGCCGGAAACGAGGCTGCTACTGCAAAGGCTGCTCCTGATGCGAAATCTCGTCCTGGAGATCTTTATGCCACTGTTCGTGTACGTAAACACAAATTCTTTAATCGTCAAGGAAACAACGTTCTGTACACAGCTAAGGTTCCTATGACTACCGCTGCCTTAGGAGGAACAATTCGCATCCCTACTTTGACTGGTGAAGTGGACCTTCGTGTACCTCCTGGTACAGTCTCCGGCGATCGTATTACTATGACTGGTAAAGGCATCCGCAACGTTTCAGCTATTGCTCGTTATGGAAACTTTTACATAGATTTTGAGGTGAACACTCCGAAGGCACTGTCTCCCCATGAACGAAGCTTGTTGGAACAGCTAGCTGATTCCCTCAATGATACTTCGGCACGTAGAAGTACTCCGCGTTCTCCAACCGAGAATCAATCCCCTGCATCTTCTGATTCACCAAGTAAAGACAAGCCTTCCGAGTCTTTATCTGATGATTCTAAATCGGAAGGTTCAGTAGGAGGCTTCCTTAAACGGGCATTCCGTCGTTTACACAATGAAGACGGAAGCGAAAatacttcaaaaaattccaagTGA
- the cue1 gene encoding Hrd1 ubiquitin ligase complex, CUE domain protein Cue1, with translation MQTEQVAGCAVLITVAALTIRWIFSTDKSSHTNVHNPGALDSGHAVNSEQVNMIKSVFPNIETSAIAYDLQKTGSVDATIENAIASQNLPLPPRESVLYTRFPLTPGSDLNNHALVTNSANREEAAQTGQSPDGVGSASTLDASKSLIDKYGLSSRLKDTSSSSSSSPSKNVSVHVYRQKFPNSKKEREELFRRRKEEMIIAARKRMEEKIVVGDDA, from the coding sequence ATGCAAACTGAGCAAGTTGCAGGATGCGCAGTACTCATAACTGTTGCTGCTTTAACTATCCGGTGGATTTTTTCTACAGACAAGTCTTCGCACACAAATGTTCATAATCCTGGTGCTTTAGATTCCGGTCATGCAGTGAACAGTGAGCAAGTAAATATGATCAAATCAGTATTTCCTAATATTGAGACTTCGGCTATCGCTTACGATTTGCAAAAAACTGGGAGTGTTGATGCTACTATTGAAAATGCGATTGCTTCTCAGAATTTACCTCTGCCTCCACGAGAATCAGTTCTTTACACTCGCTTCCCTCTAACACCTGGTTCTGATTTAAATAATCATGCATTGGTGACTAATAGTGCAAATCGTGAAGAAGCTGCTCAGACTGGGCAAAGTCCAGATGGTGTAGGAAGTGCATCAACGTTAGATGCCTCTAAGAGCCTCATTGATAAGTATGGACTTTCTTCTCGACTTAAAGACACAAGTAgctcttcatcatcatcaccCTCGAAGAATGTATCCGTTCATGTTTACCGTCAAAAGTTTCCCAACTCGAAGAAAGAGAGGGAAGAGCTTTTTCGTCGGCGCAAGGAAGAAATGATAATTGCTGCTCGTAAAcgaatggaagaaaaaattgtagTTGGTGATGATGCTTGA